The region TCCAGGTGAACCTTCGTCACCAACGGACACGTGGCATCGATCGCCGTCAAATCACGGTCTTTGGCCGCTTTACGGATTTCCGGAGAAACGCCGTGGGCACTGAACAGCAAGATCGACTTGGGAGGAACTTCCTGCAGATCGTCCACGAAGATGGCCCCCTTCTTTTTGAAGGTTTCCACGACGTACTTATTGTGGACAATCTCGTGATAGACGTAGACCGGGGCTCCGAACGACTTTAACGCCAGATCCAAGCACTCGATCGCCATGTTCACCCCGGCACAAAAACCGCGGGGACTTGCTAGAATAACTTTCATTGGGCGAAGTACCTCCTCCATACTTTGCATCTTACCGCAACCCAATAACAGGGCATAGAGCAGCAGGCCCACCGGATGCCAGCATGGAATGGGAAAACGGTCTATCTTTGCGATCGAATTTCCGCAAAATTTGCAGTTTGCCTTCCTGTCTACGGCAGCAACCGACTTCCCAACACTTCGGATAACGCGTGACTCCATTTCAGTACCAGTTGGCCAATTATGGACCGAACGCCAGCTGGCAAACCCCCAGCACGAGCGATGCCTACGCGTATTGCCAAGATCTGACGGCTTCGTCGTACGAGAACTTCTCGGTGATCAGCTGGTTTCTGCCGACCGAACTGCATCCTCATTTCGCGGCCATTTATGCGTATTGCCGCTGGGCCGATGATCTAGCGGATGAAGTCGCCGACGATGCTGAAGGCCTCAAACTGTTGGCATGGTGGGAAGAACAACTCGAGTCCTGCTATCAACAGGAAGCCCATCACCCCGTATTCGTGGCGCTGAAACGAACCATTCGCGAATTCAAAATCCCGATCACACCACTTCGCAATCTGTTGATCGCGTTCCGTCAGGATCAAACCAAGAAGCGATACAACAGCTATCGCGAACTACTCGCTTATTGCCGAAACTCGGCCGATCCGGTCGGACGCCTGGTGATGTATCTGGGCCGCTGCTATTCGCCGGAAGCGGTCGTCTATTCCGATCGAGTCTGCACAGGGCTCCAACTGGCCAACTTCTGGCAAGATGTCCGCCGCGATTTCGACAAAGGTCGTATCTATATCCCTGCCGAAGACTTCGAGCAGTTCGAGCTTTCCATCGACGACATGCCCACATGTGCCGAAACGGATGCCTTCCGGGAACTGATCGAGTTTGAAGTCCGCCGGGCCGATCAACTGCTGACCTCGGGCGAACCGATCGTCGACTTCTTTCCGTCCAACTTGAAAGTCGATATCGCCCTGTTTATCCGTGGTGGTCAAACAATTCTAAAACAGATCCGCCATCAGCATTTCGATTCGTGGAGCCATCGCCCCAAAGTCAGCAAACGCACCAAAGTTAAACTGCTCGCCCAGGCCTGGTGGGAGATCCGCGTCCGCAACAAACGATTCAGTGCCGATCCGTACGAGGTGCCGGCATGAACGCTTCACTTGATGCCAGTTACGAAGAGTGTCGTCGATTCTCGAAGCAGTCTGGTTCGAACTTCCTGCTTTCGTTTTGGTTTCTGCCTCGCGAAAAACGTCAGGCGATGTACGCGTTGTACGCATTCTTTCGCCATACCGACGACCTTGCTGATGACGAAGGTTCCGATCGCGCGGCTAACTTGAACATTTGGCGAGAGCACTTCCGTGCTGCGATGCAAGGCGAATTCCTCGACACCCGACTGCAGGCATTGGTCGATACCATTCATCGGTATCAAATACCGGAGCAGTACCTGTTGGAATCGATCGACGGAGTGGAAAGCGATCTGACACGAACGCGATTCGCCGACTTCGCAGAACTGGAACATTACTGTTACCAGGTTGCCTCCGCGATTGGCTTAAGCTGCTTGCCGGTCTGGGGTATACGTCCCAACTTCAATCGCCACGCGGCCATCGCGGCCGGCGTCGCGTTTCAGCTGACCAATATCTTGCGAGACGTGCACGAAGACGCGCAGCGCGGAAGGATCTACGTTCCGCTGGAAGATCTTCAGCAGTTTGATGTCTCGGAAGCGTCGCTATTGGCTGGTCAATTGACCGCTGGATTCGAGCCACTGATGCGGCACGAAATCGAACGAGCCGAACAGCAGTTTACCGCGGCGCAAGCCTTGCGAGCCGATCTTTCGCCGGATGGACTACGCATCTACGACGCGATGACTGAAACCTATCACGATCTGCTGAAACAAATTTCCCGCACACCGACCGAAGTGCTGCAGCGAAAGATTCAAGTCGGCTCGTGGCGAAAAATGAAATTGGTGGCCCGACTGGCCATGTCGCGAATGCCACTGGGGAGCAGCGGCCCTCGCCAGGCGGAGGCTTGGTGATGGACGTCAACGCCATGCGTGGTCAACGCGTCGCAATCGTTGGTGGTGGCCTGGCAGGACTCGCCGCAGCGGAAGCTCTTTCGCGGTTTCCGTTTGAGATCCATCTGTTTGAAGCAAAGCGTTCCTTAGGTGGTCGCGCCGGAGCCTATAGTGACCCCGACCATCCGTCGCTGATCGATCGTTGTCAGCATGTGGCGATGGGCTGCTGTACCAACTTCCTTGGGTTCTGCGAGCGTCTGGAACTGGAAGAGTGCTTCCGCCGCGATACAAAGTTGCACTTCATCGACGCTGCAGGAAAAGCTCATCCTTTTTCGGCAAGCGGTTGGCTCCCTGCGCCGCTTCACTTGGCCTCGGCGTTTCGTAAGCAAGGCTATCTTTCCAAGCCAGATCAAAAGCGAATCGCCTCGGCACTGTGGGCGATGGCCCCTCCGGAAGCAGTCAAAAAGTATGCCGGCTGGAAAATGCACGACTGGCTCGTCGAGCAGCTTCAATCGGAAGAAGCGATCGCACGATTCTGGGAAATTGTACTGGTGAGTGCCTTAGGGGCTCCGCTGACGGAAGTCTCGTTCGTCGCGGCGCGGAAAGTCTTTGTCGATGGCTTCCTCCGACATCGAGAAGCATACCAGGTCTACGTTCCGCGAATCCCGCTGCAAGATGTGTTCGACGTACAAGCAGCTCAGAGGCTTGGTGAACGTGGCGTCCGCTTCCATCGTCAATCGCCGGTACGGCAAGTCGCTTACTTCAACTCGCGGTTCAATGTCCGTTTCGGACAAGGCCAAGAAGGAATCTTCGAGAACTTCATTGCCGCAGTACCATGGCATCAGTCTCCAAAGATCTTTTCGCCGATCCTGAAGAACCTGATGCCGAAGCTCGACAACGTCGACGAGATTGACTCGTCTCCCATTTCAAGCGTGCACTTATGGCTGGATCGCCCCCTGACGAAACTTCCGCACGCAGTGCTGCTGGATCGAACGAGCCAGTGGGTCTTCAACCATGGGGCTCGGCAATTCAAGAAATCGACTGCGTACTACTACCAGGTCGTTATTAGTGCCTCGCAAGATCTTGCTGGTCGAAAGCACGAGGAATTGTCGCGAAGCGTTCTCGCGGAACTGGTCAGTGCTTTTTCAGCTCAACCAGCGCCCTACTTGTTGGACTTTCAGGTCGTGACCGAAAAGCAAGCAGTCTTCTCTGCGACGCCCGCTTTGGAAGGTTTACGGCCAGCCCAAGGGACCATTCTGCCTGGTCTCGCATTGGCCGGCGATTGGACAAAGACTGGTTGGCCATCGACCATGGAAGGAGCCGTCCGAAGCGGGTACCTCGCCGCGGAAGCCATTCTGCGGAAGTACGACTACCACGATTCGGTCGGCGACGCCGATCTTCCCGTCAGTTTCCTCTCGAAGATGCTGTGGGGAATCGGGAAAGACGAATCGAATCGTTAATCGAGGCACGCCAATTGCGGTTCCTCAGTTTCGGAATAACCTCACCGGAACTGTGAAAGGATCACCATGTTTGCTGCCCGAATCTTCCTGGCTGTCATTGGCGCCGCGTACATGTTCCTTGGTGTGTGGTGCGCCGCCGCGCCAGGCAAGACATCAAAGTCGGTCGGCTTTAACCTGACGCCAGGTAGTGGAGAGTCTGAGTTCTTCACCGTCTACGGCGGGCTAGAGATTGGGTGGGGCTTGATCTTCCTGATGCCGCTTCTGATGACGGAAGCCACCCGACCGCTGCTGATCGGCTGCGTACTCATGCACAGCATGGCCGTCATCTTCCGAGCTATCAGCCTGTTCCTCTTTACCGGCTTCGGAACAACCACCTACGTTCTCGCCGGAATAGAGTGGGTCATCTTCCTCGCCTCGGCAGGACTATTAGCCTACATCAGTACAACCGGTAAAGCGGGCTAGTCAGTTGGTTCGTCCCTGACGGCTAAATCGAGTTGTGGAACAACCCCCGAGAGAAATCCAGCTAGTTTGTCGCTGGCTTTGTTGGCCATTGCGTTGAGGTTCCACATGTCTTTAATACTGCCAGGTCGATTGAAAATGGTCGCTGCTGCCGCTCCGAGCATGCCAGAAGTGGTCTTCTGGCTCATTAATTTTTCCAGGTCTTTCGGGAGCGGCTGATCGACGGTGTCAGAGATAATTCGTACCGAGATCAGCTTGGTATGTTTCTCGTGACAGGACTGAGCGATAGCGAGCGTCTCCATATCGACGGCAACAACGCTGTGCTTCTCGCCCAACTCGCGCTTCTCTTCGACGGTACGGATGATGCGATCGACAGTCAGCAGCTTGCCGCTGGCGAGTCCCTGAGTCGCTTCAATCTGCTGCTCGGTCAGGTTCAAGGGAATGGCGACCTCGTTCCCTTCTAAATCGGTCACGCGGTTGGCCATGACGACATGACCTCGCTTGAGTTCCGAAACTAACCCGCCTGCGAATCCAGCCGAGATGATCCACGTCGGACCGATGATATCGATCACATCCTTTGCCGCCGCGGCTGCCGAATTCCTTCCCACGCCGGTCTCGACAACGCCCACAACCTGCCCACCCAGCTTACCGACGGTGACGGTCCGTTTTTCCATCTTCACCGGCGTGGCAGATTCCAGCTTCTCTTTGAAACCGGCCGATTCGATACCCAGCGCAAACAACACCACCACTTCCGGCTTGGGAAGGTCCTCCGGGGCGACCTCGTCAGCATTTTGCTCGGCCAACTGCTGCGAGACA is a window of Bremerella sp. TYQ1 DNA encoding:
- a CDS encoding phytoene/squalene synthase family protein — translated: MNASLDASYEECRRFSKQSGSNFLLSFWFLPREKRQAMYALYAFFRHTDDLADDEGSDRAANLNIWREHFRAAMQGEFLDTRLQALVDTIHRYQIPEQYLLESIDGVESDLTRTRFADFAELEHYCYQVASAIGLSCLPVWGIRPNFNRHAAIAAGVAFQLTNILRDVHEDAQRGRIYVPLEDLQQFDVSEASLLAGQLTAGFEPLMRHEIERAEQQFTAAQALRADLSPDGLRIYDAMTETYHDLLKQISRTPTEVLQRKIQVGSWRKMKLVARLAMSRMPLGSSGPRQAEAW
- the hpnE gene encoding hydroxysqualene dehydroxylase HpnE; protein product: MAKNEIGGPTGHVANATGEQRPSPGGGLVMDVNAMRGQRVAIVGGGLAGLAAAEALSRFPFEIHLFEAKRSLGGRAGAYSDPDHPSLIDRCQHVAMGCCTNFLGFCERLELEECFRRDTKLHFIDAAGKAHPFSASGWLPAPLHLASAFRKQGYLSKPDQKRIASALWAMAPPEAVKKYAGWKMHDWLVEQLQSEEAIARFWEIVLVSALGAPLTEVSFVAARKVFVDGFLRHREAYQVYVPRIPLQDVFDVQAAQRLGERGVRFHRQSPVRQVAYFNSRFNVRFGQGQEGIFENFIAAVPWHQSPKIFSPILKNLMPKLDNVDEIDSSPISSVHLWLDRPLTKLPHAVLLDRTSQWVFNHGARQFKKSTAYYYQVVISASQDLAGRKHEELSRSVLAELVSAFSAQPAPYLLDFQVVTEKQAVFSATPALEGLRPAQGTILPGLALAGDWTKTGWPSTMEGAVRSGYLAAEAILRKYDYHDSVGDADLPVSFLSKMLWGIGKDESNR
- the hpnC gene encoding squalene synthase HpnC; the protein is MTPFQYQLANYGPNASWQTPSTSDAYAYCQDLTASSYENFSVISWFLPTELHPHFAAIYAYCRWADDLADEVADDAEGLKLLAWWEEQLESCYQQEAHHPVFVALKRTIREFKIPITPLRNLLIAFRQDQTKKRYNSYRELLAYCRNSADPVGRLVMYLGRCYSPEAVVYSDRVCTGLQLANFWQDVRRDFDKGRIYIPAEDFEQFELSIDDMPTCAETDAFRELIEFEVRRADQLLTSGEPIVDFFPSNLKVDIALFIRGGQTILKQIRHQHFDSWSHRPKVSKRTKVKLLAQAWWEIRVRNKRFSADPYEVPA